The following are from one region of the Apostichopus japonicus isolate 1M-3 chromosome 17, ASM3797524v1, whole genome shotgun sequence genome:
- the LOC139984062 gene encoding uncharacterized protein isoform X3, with protein MASTTPLNELTENFFMCSVCLNQFKEPKLLPCLHRYCRDCLNTVIQASQDGTVKCPLCQQDYVIPENGVDDFKSDFHMKSMLEFVNLQKSFEYEKVKQCVSCSENTKVFAYCFKCRDFLCDPCYMVHVNSQMFTEHQTHILKLDNVEARNLTLEKLRTLTEDPKCHIHMKKEAKLCCCTCRHVPVCIICIHSKHKGHDLQDVSELATSERELLKPTLAELNKHKDKLYDLPKKIETTLQKLNENAEKKTQKLINQHQKQTQKINDQLEECTKVRTRGLEEIESRRRNKEGQITINLKVELSQVREKYDKIRKNMKRHYDDEYEELNLKCDKTESALITELDNLNGCLKDLITTKDLRVKKNKDELKEMSDYCDTIIKRYENFTATTSSILAPKNDWTYAQCIPDIRAACEPLIEEMKKGYPQLEYLSDFIISDITKFTKNNATIVQQEDSVVDIAGIKATNWSINGITSSGDGNIVITGMASTGYSHITVVNRKVEIQRQEKLKNDLGMSNALRYCCSLSKFKVITVCKSDNIGIYDVRDGAFSKKKICDVITKWPFDR; from the exons ATGGCTTCGACAACTCCTCTCAACGAGCTGACAGAGAACTTCTTtatgtgttctgtttgtttgAATCAATTTAAAGAACCGAAGCTgttaccatgtcttcatcgatatTGCAGGGATTGCTTAAATACAGTTATTCAAGCCAGCCAAGATGGGACGGTAAAATGTCCATTATGTCAACAGGATTATGTCATACCAGAAAATGGGGTAGATGATTTCAAGTCtgactttcatatgaagagtaTGCTTGAGTTTGTAAACTTGCAAAAATCGTTTGAAtatgaaaaagtaaaacaatgtgTGAGTTGTTCAGAAAATACAAAAGTGTTTGCATACTGCTTTAAGTGTAGAGACTTCTTATGTGACCCATGTTACATGGTTCACGTGAACAGTCAAATGTTCACAGAACACCAAACTCACATTCTGAAATTGGATAATGTTGAGGCCAGGAACCTAACACTGGAGAAACTAAGGACACTTACAGAAGATCCCAAGTGCCACATACACATGAAAAAAGAGGCAAAGTTATGTTGCTGTACGTGCCGACACGTACCAGTATGCATAATCTGTATACATAGTaaacacaaaggtcatgacctaCAAGACGTATCTGAACTAGCAACTAGTGAAAGAGAACTTTTGAAACCAACACTTGCGGAACTAAACAAACACAAAGACAAACTATACGActtaccaaaaaaaattgaaactacTCTGCAGAAGCTGAACGAAAATGCCGAGAAAAAGACACAAAAGTTGATAAATCAGCACCAAAAACAGACGCAGAAGATTAATGATCAACTTGAGGAATGTACTAAAGTACGAACAAGAGGCTTAGAGGAAATAGAaagcagaagaagaaataaagaaggTCAGATTACTATTAATTTGAAAGTTGAATTAAGCCAAGTTAGAGAGAAATATGATAAGATtaggaaaaatatgaaaagacatTATGACGACGAATACGAGGAGTTAAATTTGAAATGTGATAAAACTGAGAGCGCTCTCATTACAGAACTTGATAACTTAAATGGCTGCTTAAAGGATTTAATAACAACCAAAGATTTGcgtgtaaaaaaaaacaaagatgagCTAAAAGAAATGTCAGATTATTGTGATACGATTATCAAACGATACGAGAACTTTACAGCAACGACCTCATCTATTCTTGCTCCTAAAAACGATTGGACATACGCTCAGTGTATCCCTGATATAAGAGCAGCATGTGAACCTCTaatagaagaaatgaaaaaaggttATCCACAGTTAGAATATTTATCTGATTTCATTATCAGTGATATAACGAAGTTTACTAAAAACAACGCCACGATTGTTCAGCAAGAAGACTCAGTTGTTGATATTGCAGGAATCAAAGCTACGAATTGGTCGATTAATGGTATTACAAGCAGCGGAGATGGCAATATCGTCATAACTGGTATGGCATCTACAGGGTACTCGCACATCACTGTGGTCAACAGGAAAGTGGAAATACAACGGCAGGAAAAGCTCAAGAATGATTTGGGCATGTCTAATGCATTGCGTTATTGCTGTTCTTTATCAAAGTTCAAAGTTATAACAGTTTGTAAGTCTGACAACATCGGCATTTACGATGTACGTGATGGTGCATTTAGCAAGAAGAAAATTTGTGATGTAATTACCAAGTGGCCATTTGATCG ATAA
- the LOC139984062 gene encoding uncharacterized protein isoform X1 — translation MASTTPLNELTENFFMCSVCLNQFKEPKLLPCLHRYCRDCLNTVIQASQDGTVKCPLCQQDYVIPENGVDDFKSDFHMKSMLEFVNLQKSFEYEKVKQCVSCSENTKVFAYCFKCRDFLCDPCYMVHVNSQMFTEHQTHILKLDNVEARNLTLEKLRTLTEDPKCHIHMKKEAKLCCCTCRHVPVCIICIHSKHKGHDLQDVSELATSERELLKPTLAELNKHKDKLYDLPKKIETTLQKLNENAEKKTQKLINQHQKQTQKINDQLEECTKVRTRGLEEIESRRRNKEGQITINLKVELSQVREKYDKIRKNMKRHYDDEYEELNLKCDKTESALITELDNLNGCLKDLITTKDLRVKKNKDELKEMSDYCDTIIKRYENFTATTSSILAPKNDWTYAQCIPDIRAACEPLIEEMKKGYPQLEYLSDFIISDITKFTKNNATIVQQEDSVVDIAGIKATNWSINGITSSGDGNIVITGMASTGYSHITVVNRKVEIQRQEKLKNDLGMSNALRYCCSLSKFKVITVCKSDNIGIYDVRDGAFSKKKICDVITKWPFDRYVKCVTTYSESHIIVGTNSRCVYVLTDQLIYSHMITLPNVIDGAFDITVHRGNLLVCSNYSDEAYAVTMEESESKLMYEFPKPDLDEYDWNSFSVCTDKNEFIYMLWCTRILHQRRCILVQYSQDGRQLLTRTVDNDASCVTNLERDGTEELLLATKTTGKLYTYCLEVT, via the coding sequence ATGGCTTCGACAACTCCTCTCAACGAGCTGACAGAGAACTTCTTtatgtgttctgtttgtttgAATCAATTTAAAGAACCGAAGCTgttaccatgtcttcatcgatatTGCAGGGATTGCTTAAATACAGTTATTCAAGCCAGCCAAGATGGGACGGTAAAATGTCCATTATGTCAACAGGATTATGTCATACCAGAAAATGGGGTAGATGATTTCAAGTCtgactttcatatgaagagtaTGCTTGAGTTTGTAAACTTGCAAAAATCGTTTGAAtatgaaaaagtaaaacaatgtgTGAGTTGTTCAGAAAATACAAAAGTGTTTGCATACTGCTTTAAGTGTAGAGACTTCTTATGTGACCCATGTTACATGGTTCACGTGAACAGTCAAATGTTCACAGAACACCAAACTCACATTCTGAAATTGGATAATGTTGAGGCCAGGAACCTAACACTGGAGAAACTAAGGACACTTACAGAAGATCCCAAGTGCCACATACACATGAAAAAAGAGGCAAAGTTATGTTGCTGTACGTGCCGACACGTACCAGTATGCATAATCTGTATACATAGTaaacacaaaggtcatgacctaCAAGACGTATCTGAACTAGCAACTAGTGAAAGAGAACTTTTGAAACCAACACTTGCGGAACTAAACAAACACAAAGACAAACTATACGActtaccaaaaaaaattgaaactacTCTGCAGAAGCTGAACGAAAATGCCGAGAAAAAGACACAAAAGTTGATAAATCAGCACCAAAAACAGACGCAGAAGATTAATGATCAACTTGAGGAATGTACTAAAGTACGAACAAGAGGCTTAGAGGAAATAGAaagcagaagaagaaataaagaaggTCAGATTACTATTAATTTGAAAGTTGAATTAAGCCAAGTTAGAGAGAAATATGATAAGATtaggaaaaatatgaaaagacatTATGACGACGAATACGAGGAGTTAAATTTGAAATGTGATAAAACTGAGAGCGCTCTCATTACAGAACTTGATAACTTAAATGGCTGCTTAAAGGATTTAATAACAACCAAAGATTTGcgtgtaaaaaaaaacaaagatgagCTAAAAGAAATGTCAGATTATTGTGATACGATTATCAAACGATACGAGAACTTTACAGCAACGACCTCATCTATTCTTGCTCCTAAAAACGATTGGACATACGCTCAGTGTATCCCTGATATAAGAGCAGCATGTGAACCTCTaatagaagaaatgaaaaaaggttATCCACAGTTAGAATATTTATCTGATTTCATTATCAGTGATATAACGAAGTTTACTAAAAACAACGCCACGATTGTTCAGCAAGAAGACTCAGTTGTTGATATTGCAGGAATCAAAGCTACGAATTGGTCGATTAATGGTATTACAAGCAGCGGAGATGGCAATATCGTCATAACTGGTATGGCATCTACAGGGTACTCGCACATCACTGTGGTCAACAGGAAAGTGGAAATACAACGGCAGGAAAAGCTCAAGAATGATTTGGGCATGTCTAATGCATTGCGTTATTGCTGTTCTTTATCAAAGTTCAAAGTTATAACAGTTTGTAAGTCTGACAACATCGGCATTTACGATGTACGTGATGGTGCATTTAGCAAGAAGAAAATTTGTGATGTAATTACCAAGTGGCCATTTGATCGGTACGTGAAGTGTGTAACGACTTATTCTGAGAGTCATATTATTGTTGGTACTAACAGCagatgtgtgtatgtattgACTGATCAGTTGATTTACAGTCACATGATTACCTTACCAAATGTAATCGATGGGGCTTTTGATATCACTGTACATAGAGGTAATCTCCTTGTCTGTTCCAACTATAGTGATGAAGCATATGCAGTCACCATGGAGGAATCAGAGAGTAAGCTCATGTATGAATTCCCCAAACCAGACCTCGATGAATACGACTGGAATTCTTTCAGTGTCTGCACAGACAAGAACGagttcatatatatgttatggtGTACACGCATCTTACATCAGCGGAGATGTATCCTGGTACAATACAGTCAGGATGGTCGACAGTTATTGACAAGAACAGTAGATAATGACGCTAGCTGTGTGACAAACCTAGAAAGGGATGGGACGGAAGAACTTTTATTAGCAACAAAAACAACAGGAAAGCTGTACACGTACTGTCTAGAAGTGACGTAG